The Urbifossiella limnaea genome has a window encoding:
- a CDS encoding Ig-like domain-containing protein codes for MTVEGPVAAVNAALGALTFTPATNFVGSAIITVVSDDQGGSHGAALTDTDSFTGNVNPVNDAPSFSRGADVAVTEDSGLRTFAGWARGVSTGPADEVSQTVSFIVSNNHPALFTAGGQPAVSPDGTLTFTPAPDANPPTLADIVTVTVQVRDNGGGANTSAAQTFTIQVAVGATNSPPTATAGPRSSPGPGPPAAPTSACTTA; via the coding sequence GTGACGGTCGAGGGGCCGGTCGCGGCGGTGAACGCGGCCCTCGGCGCGCTCACGTTCACTCCGGCGACCAACTTCGTTGGGTCGGCCATCATCACCGTCGTGTCCGACGACCAGGGCGGCAGCCACGGGGCGGCCCTGACCGACACCGACTCGTTCACGGGCAACGTGAACCCGGTCAACGACGCCCCGTCGTTCAGCCGCGGCGCGGACGTCGCGGTGACCGAGGACTCGGGCCTGCGGACGTTCGCCGGGTGGGCGCGCGGCGTCAGCACCGGCCCGGCCGACGAGGTGAGCCAGACCGTCTCGTTCATCGTGTCCAACAACCACCCCGCGCTGTTCACCGCCGGCGGCCAGCCGGCCGTCTCCCCGGACGGCACGCTGACGTTCACCCCGGCCCCCGACGCCAACCCCCCGACGCTCGCCGACATCGTCACGGTGACCGTGCAGGTGCGCGACAACGGCGGCGGGGCGAACACATCGGCCGCGCAGACGTTCACCATCCAGGTCGCCGTCGGCGCCACGAACAGCCCGCCGACGGCGACGGCCGGGCCGAGATCGTCACCGGGGCCGGGGCCACCGGCGGCCCCCACGTCGGCGTGTACGACGGCGTGA
- a CDS encoding aspartate kinase, with product MGLVVQKFGGSSLKDAENVMEAARKAVRAKHAGDQVIVVVSAQGSTTDDLIAKAAEISAAPDAREMDVLLATGEQISIALTAMAIQELGEKAVSLTGPQIGVVTDRTHRKARIRSIDTRRLKDALDAGNIVVVAGFQGHDELGDISTLGRGGSDTTAVAVAAALKLAGLEVECEIYTDVDGVYTTDPRLVPDARKMDAISYDEMLEMASMGAGVMHSRSIEFAKKFDVPLMVRNSRSDAVGTWIMPEAEWMREFPACGVALATDEARVVLDGVPDVPGVSHRVFAALAGANLAVDMIAQSAGGGGKATIGFTVPGVELDRTRRVLQPLATELGATFRETGKVSKVSVVGAGMRTVAGVAERMFAALAAEGVNMKMITTGDIKISVLIEEDGSGDPPPEAVPGEKIKQAHLDARKAVLGRKALRAVHRAFALADARKGAGVPAAGEFRHKPAPAVVPGERDREAAVARLGGMEDVLVSSVHLNTDQSRVTIFDLPDLPGNCSRVFSAVATGGVLVDMIVQNLTAHGRAELSFTVPAADLTRALKRTQDVVRGIDPACRVSGDADIAVLFVLGVGMRTHTGVARTMFGALAERGINISMINTSEVCVSVVVERSRGEEALACLREAFRIG from the coding sequence GTGGGGCTCGTGGTTCAGAAGTTCGGCGGGTCCAGCCTCAAGGACGCCGAAAACGTCATGGAAGCCGCCCGCAAGGCCGTCCGCGCCAAGCACGCCGGCGACCAGGTCATCGTCGTCGTGTCCGCTCAGGGGAGCACGACCGACGACCTCATCGCCAAGGCCGCCGAGATCAGCGCCGCGCCCGACGCCCGCGAGATGGACGTGTTGCTGGCGACGGGCGAGCAGATCAGCATCGCCCTGACGGCGATGGCCATTCAGGAGCTCGGCGAGAAGGCGGTCAGCCTGACGGGGCCGCAGATCGGCGTGGTGACGGACCGCACCCACCGCAAGGCCCGCATCCGCAGCATCGACACCCGCCGCCTCAAGGACGCCCTCGACGCCGGGAACATCGTCGTCGTCGCCGGCTTCCAGGGGCACGACGAGCTCGGCGACATCAGCACGCTGGGCCGCGGCGGCAGCGACACCACCGCCGTGGCCGTGGCCGCGGCGCTGAAGCTCGCCGGGCTCGAAGTCGAGTGCGAGATTTACACCGACGTGGACGGCGTGTACACGACCGACCCGCGGCTCGTGCCCGACGCCCGCAAGATGGACGCGATCAGTTACGACGAGATGCTCGAGATGGCGAGCATGGGCGCCGGCGTGATGCACTCGCGGAGCATCGAATTCGCCAAGAAGTTTGACGTGCCGCTGATGGTCCGCAACAGCCGGTCCGACGCCGTGGGGACGTGGATCATGCCGGAAGCCGAGTGGATGCGCGAGTTCCCGGCGTGCGGCGTCGCGCTCGCCACCGACGAGGCGCGGGTGGTGCTGGACGGCGTGCCGGACGTGCCGGGCGTCAGCCACCGCGTGTTCGCGGCGCTGGCCGGCGCGAACCTGGCGGTGGACATGATCGCCCAGAGCGCCGGCGGCGGCGGCAAGGCGACGATCGGGTTCACCGTGCCCGGCGTGGAGCTGGACCGCACCCGGCGCGTGCTGCAACCACTGGCGACGGAGCTGGGAGCGACGTTCCGCGAGACGGGGAAGGTGAGCAAGGTGTCGGTGGTGGGGGCGGGGATGCGGACGGTGGCGGGCGTGGCCGAGCGGATGTTCGCGGCGCTGGCGGCCGAGGGGGTGAACATGAAGATGATCACCACCGGCGACATCAAGATCAGCGTCCTGATTGAGGAGGACGGCAGCGGCGACCCGCCGCCGGAGGCGGTGCCGGGGGAAAAGATCAAGCAGGCGCACCTCGACGCCCGCAAGGCGGTGCTGGGGCGGAAGGCGCTGCGGGCCGTTCACAGGGCGTTCGCCCTGGCCGACGCCCGAAAGGGCGCCGGCGTGCCTGCAGCCGGCGAATTCCGCCACAAGCCGGCGCCGGCGGTGGTGCCCGGCGAACGCGACCGCGAAGCGGCCGTGGCCCGGCTCGGCGGCATGGAGGACGTTCTCGTCAGCAGCGTCCACCTGAACACCGATCAGAGCCGGGTGACGATCTTCGACCTGCCGGACCTGCCCGGGAACTGCTCGCGGGTGTTCAGCGCCGTGGCCACCGGCGGCGTGCTCGTGGACATGATCGTGCAGAACCTGACGGCACACGGGCGGGCCGAGCTGTCGTTCACCGTGCCCGCCGCCGACCTGACGCGGGCGCTGAAGCGGACGCAGGACGTGGTGCGCGGCATTGACCCGGCGTGCCGGGTGTCGGGCGACGCCGACATCGCGGTGCTGTTCGTGCTGGGCGTGGGGATGCGGACGCACACCGGCGTGGCCCGGACGATGTTCGGGGCGCTGGCTGAGCGCGGCATCAACATCAGCATGATCAACACGAGCGAAGTGTGCGTGAGCGTGGTGGTCGAGCGGAGCCGCGGGGAGGAGGCGCTGGCCTGCCTCCGCGAGGCCTTCCGCATCGGGTAA
- the kbl gene encoding glycine C-acetyltransferase has protein sequence MPLDAINAHLRRELDGLKAAGLYKAERRIETPQNTGIAVAGRDVVNFCANNYLGLANHPDIVAAAFEGLKTWGYGLSSVRFICGTQDIHKQAERQVADFFGKGDTILYISAFDANGGLFEPLLGEADAVLSDELNHASIIDGVRLCKAKRFRYKHNDMADLRAKLEEAKGCRFKLIFTDSVFSMDGDLAKLPDICALADEYGAAVGIDDCHATGHLGATGRGAAEELGVLDRIDVITGTLGKTLGGASGGFTVSSAEVVDWLRNRSRPYLFSNSVPPALVAAGMKAFELAATATDLRATLKANTARLRGGLEAAGFTVKPGPTPILPVMLGDAALATRMADELLKRGIYCIGFSFPVVPQGQARIRLQVSAAHTTEQIDQAVAAFTEVGRLVGAIR, from the coding sequence ATGCCGCTGGACGCGATCAACGCCCACCTCCGCCGCGAGCTCGACGGGCTCAAGGCCGCCGGGCTGTACAAGGCCGAGCGCCGGATCGAGACGCCGCAGAACACCGGCATCGCCGTCGCCGGCCGCGACGTGGTGAACTTCTGCGCCAACAACTACCTCGGCCTCGCCAACCACCCCGACATCGTCGCCGCCGCGTTCGAGGGCCTCAAGACGTGGGGCTACGGCCTGTCTAGCGTGCGGTTCATCTGCGGCACGCAGGACATCCACAAGCAGGCTGAGCGGCAGGTCGCTGACTTCTTCGGCAAGGGCGACACCATCCTGTACATCTCGGCGTTCGACGCCAACGGCGGCCTGTTCGAGCCGCTGCTCGGCGAGGCCGACGCGGTGCTGTCCGACGAGCTGAATCACGCCTCCATCATCGACGGCGTGCGGCTCTGCAAGGCGAAGCGGTTCCGCTACAAGCACAACGACATGGCCGACCTCCGCGCCAAGTTGGAGGAGGCGAAAGGGTGCCGGTTCAAGCTGATCTTCACCGACAGCGTCTTCAGCATGGACGGCGACCTGGCGAAGCTCCCCGACATCTGCGCGCTCGCGGACGAGTACGGGGCCGCGGTCGGCATCGACGACTGCCACGCGACGGGGCACCTGGGCGCGACCGGCCGCGGCGCGGCCGAGGAGTTGGGCGTGCTCGACCGCATCGACGTCATCACCGGCACACTCGGCAAGACGCTGGGCGGCGCGAGCGGCGGGTTCACGGTGTCGTCGGCCGAGGTCGTGGACTGGTTGCGGAACCGGAGCCGGCCGTACCTGTTCTCGAACTCGGTGCCGCCGGCGCTCGTGGCCGCGGGGATGAAGGCGTTCGAGCTGGCGGCGACGGCGACGGACCTGCGCGCGACGCTCAAGGCGAACACGGCCCGGCTGCGCGGCGGGCTCGAAGCCGCAGGCTTCACCGTGAAGCCGGGGCCGACGCCGATCCTGCCGGTAATGCTCGGCGACGCCGCGTTGGCAACTCGGATGGCCGACGAGTTGCTGAAGCGCGGCATCTACTGCATCGGGTTCAGCTTCCCCGTCGTGCCGCAAGGACAGGCGCGCATCCGGCTCCAGGTTTCGGCGGCGCACACGACGGAGCAGATCGACCAGGCGGTGGCGGCGTTCACGGAGGTGGGGCGGCTGGTGGGGGCGATCCGCTGA
- a CDS encoding acyltransferase family protein yields MTARYRTLDAWRGLACLMVVVSHATVFASHVPGVADNGIWGRLVGACGWMVVGVPLFFVISGYCIAATADATIQRGGSVGGYFARRFRRIFPPYLMAVALVAAFALVVERGVSPGLVGADFGPIAPVPDPATLSPLQWLTNLTLTESWRPLIDPSRPNRYQVGPAWTLCYEEQFYAVTGVVLLLARRWFFAGCLAVTAVVVGGVLTRWNGVDLTGTFLDGRWLMFAAGVGVYWAVTRGGRRRNALMVAALVAGLAYSLREPARFLDTRFYDPVAEPREQAPAFAFALLLLALKRWDGGIAASGVGKRLGAVGAYSYSLYLVHYPICITVGHLGLRAGGSDPRAVLFGVVPVCVVLSLVVAKWFHARVESKWLPDAKSPGTAVPGLSVSPTSDLSSCRTRPSACAGAPGAAARCSSASGSPGSR; encoded by the coding sequence ATGACCGCCCGCTACCGTACCCTCGACGCCTGGCGCGGGCTGGCCTGCCTCATGGTCGTGGTCAGCCACGCGACCGTCTTCGCCAGCCACGTCCCCGGCGTCGCCGACAACGGCATCTGGGGGCGGCTCGTCGGTGCGTGCGGGTGGATGGTCGTCGGCGTGCCGCTGTTCTTCGTCATCAGCGGCTACTGCATCGCCGCCACCGCGGACGCCACGATTCAGCGCGGCGGCAGCGTCGGGGGCTACTTCGCGCGGCGGTTCCGTCGCATCTTCCCACCGTACCTCATGGCCGTGGCGCTGGTCGCGGCCTTCGCGCTCGTTGTCGAGCGGGGCGTGTCGCCGGGGTTGGTCGGCGCCGACTTCGGGCCGATCGCGCCGGTGCCGGACCCGGCCACGCTGTCGCCGCTGCAATGGCTCACGAACCTGACGCTGACGGAGAGTTGGCGGCCGCTGATCGACCCGAGCCGGCCCAACCGCTACCAGGTCGGCCCGGCGTGGACGCTGTGCTACGAGGAGCAATTCTACGCGGTCACCGGCGTTGTGTTGCTGCTGGCCCGGCGGTGGTTCTTCGCGGGGTGTCTAGCCGTCACCGCGGTCGTGGTCGGTGGCGTGTTGACGCGGTGGAACGGCGTTGACCTGACGGGCACGTTCCTCGACGGCCGGTGGCTGATGTTCGCCGCGGGCGTCGGCGTGTACTGGGCGGTCACCCGCGGCGGCCGGAGGCGGAATGCGCTCATGGTCGCGGCGCTGGTCGCGGGATTGGCGTACTCGCTGCGCGAGCCCGCGAGGTTTCTCGACACGCGCTTCTACGACCCCGTTGCGGAGCCGCGCGAGCAGGCGCCGGCGTTCGCCTTCGCGCTCCTGCTGCTGGCACTGAAGCGGTGGGACGGCGGCATCGCCGCGAGCGGCGTCGGGAAGCGGCTGGGGGCGGTGGGGGCGTACAGCTACAGCCTGTACCTGGTGCACTACCCGATTTGCATCACGGTCGGGCACCTGGGCCTGCGAGCCGGCGGCAGCGACCCGCGGGCGGTGTTGTTCGGCGTCGTGCCGGTCTGCGTGGTGCTGTCATTGGTGGTGGCGAAGTGGTTCCACGCGCGGGTGGAGTCGAAGTGGCTGCCCGACGCGAAAAGCCCGGGGACGGCCGTCCCCGGGCTTTCGGTGTCACCTACGTCGGACCTCAGTTCGTGCCGAACTCGCCCTTCCGCTTGTGCAGGTGCGCCTGGAGCCGCTGCACGATGCTCGAGTGCATCTGGCTCACCCGGCTCTCGCTGA
- a CDS encoding FliA/WhiG family RNA polymerase sigma factor, with translation MSAVWQEYRDRPTLEMRNRLVERYLSLVKYNAERIWARLPDGVELDDLISAGVFGLMDAIDAFDLTRGVKFETYCVPRIRGAMLDELRTMDWVPRLVRSKASKTEAARKELEATLGRPPRPEEMAARLGIPLEQLDAHMGEATAVNLVSLNKKWYETDSYKDVREIDILEDKKAEDPTHRLQNRDLMRLVTRGLNRNERLIVILYYYEEMTMKEIGATLNLSESRVSQMHSSIVQRLQAHLHKRKGEFGTN, from the coding sequence CGGCCGTGTGGCAGGAGTACCGCGACCGGCCGACGCTGGAAATGCGGAACCGGCTGGTCGAGCGCTACCTGTCGCTGGTCAAGTACAACGCCGAGCGCATCTGGGCCCGGCTGCCCGACGGCGTGGAGCTCGACGACCTGATCTCGGCCGGCGTGTTCGGCCTGATGGACGCCATCGACGCCTTCGACCTCACCCGCGGCGTCAAGTTCGAGACGTACTGCGTCCCCCGCATCCGCGGGGCCATGCTGGACGAGCTGCGCACGATGGACTGGGTGCCGCGGTTGGTTCGCAGCAAGGCGAGCAAGACGGAAGCCGCCCGCAAGGAGCTGGAAGCGACGCTCGGGCGCCCGCCGCGGCCCGAGGAGATGGCGGCGCGGCTCGGCATCCCGCTGGAGCAGCTCGACGCCCACATGGGCGAGGCGACCGCGGTGAACCTGGTGTCGCTGAACAAGAAGTGGTACGAGACCGACAGCTACAAGGACGTCCGCGAGATCGACATCCTCGAGGACAAGAAGGCGGAAGACCCGACGCACCGCCTCCAGAACCGCGACCTGATGCGGCTCGTGACCCGCGGCCTGAACCGGAACGAGCGGCTCATCGTCATCCTCTACTACTACGAGGAGATGACGATGAAGGAGATCGGCGCGACGTTGAACCTCAGCGAGAGCCGGGTGAGCCAGATGCACTCGAGCATCGTGCAGCGGCTCCAGGCGCACCTGCACAAGCGGAAGGGCGAGTTCGGCACGAACTGA